From the Palaemon carinicauda isolate YSFRI2023 chromosome 42, ASM3689809v2, whole genome shotgun sequence genome, one window contains:
- the LOC137633074 gene encoding uncharacterized protein → MEAVGSTSSDIAQEIEIPVSCADCFLSYGEFVLAYSGKIEKLVDLCQRHNLIMQNKKCPHCQEVCRIDYKKHSFRCDKSYITKGRRRKRCSYKVSVFVGTWFSKGKLDIDTYLKFIVLWVQNWFGYKVAISELKLNKGTVCDWSSFCREVVINWVSRCSKKIGGHNCTVEIDESKFGKRKYNVGRVIDGQWVFGGICRESREFFLVPVETRDRDTLLSLIKERIEPGTTIISDCWRAYNCLAEEGFKHLTVNHTLHFVDLQT, encoded by the coding sequence atggaggccgtaggaagcacgtcatctgatattgcacaagaaataGAAATTCCCGTTTCTTGTGCCGACTGTTTCTTAAGTTACGGTGAATTTGTTTTAGCCTATTCGGGGAAAATCGAAAAActtgtggatttgtgccagagacacaatttaattatGCAAAATAAAAAGTGTCCGCATTGTCAGGAAGTGTGTAGGATTGATTACAAGAAACATAGTTTTAGGTGTGATAAGTCTTACATTACGAAAGGACGTAGACGTAAGCGTTGTTCATATAAAGTGTCAGTGTTTGTGGGTACCTGGTTTTCCAAAGGAAAACTGGACATTGACACTtatttaaaatttatagttttgtggGTTCAAAACTGGTTTGGCTACAAAGTGGCCATTTctgaattgaaattaaataaaggtACTGTCTGCGATTGGTCTTCATTTTGCAGGGAAGTTGTAATTAATTGGGTATCTCGGTGCAGCAAGAAAATTGGCGGCCACAATTGTACAGTAGAAATTGACGAGTCAAAATTCGGCAAACGGAAATATAATGTTGGCCGAGTAATAGACGGCCAGTGGGTATTTGGTGGTATTTGCCGAGAATCACGAGAGTTTTTTCTGGTCCCCGTGGAAACCCGGGATCGTGACACCCTGCTCTCGCTGATCAAGGAGAGGATCGAGCCAGGCACAACCATAATTTCGGACTGTTGGCGAGCTTATAACTGTCTGGCAGAGGAAGGTTTTAAGCATTTGACGGTTAACCACACCCTTCACTTTGTTGATCTCCAGACATAG